The proteins below are encoded in one region of Triticum aestivum cultivar Chinese Spring chromosome 1B, IWGSC CS RefSeq v2.1, whole genome shotgun sequence:
- the LOC123103911 gene encoding probable serine/threonine-protein kinase WNK2 isoform X2: protein MPPTPPPETDAEPEFAEVDPTGRYGRYTEVLGKGAFKTVYKAFDQLEGLEVAWNQIKVGDILRNNDDLERLRSEVRLLKTLKHKNIIKFYNSWLDKKNNNINFITEVFTSGTLRQYRIKHKKVDIRALKKWSRQILSGLVYLHGHDPPIIHRDLKCDNIFVNGNQGEVKIGDLGLATILDNARSAHSIIGTPEFMAPELYDEEYNELVDIYAFGMCLLELVTFEYPYCECSNAAQIYKKVSDGEKPGSLAKIEDPEVKFFIEKCIAQASQRLSAEELLVDPFLLDVDDERIFYPVQSNTNASDAAGSSNPSANYRAASSVGSRGRTGSTGETHPSDIHSNRDRHAATSRRITVESQRKDLNTIFLKLRIADSTGHAQNIHFPFDIEADTSISVATEMVVQLDLTDQDVTAIAEMIDSEIQAHIPEWAFDESVDNQGDEGGHSETDNSESDNGETSELRNEVDATNNGFIQEQLPSGRKYWSDSPRRDIEISHPVEDQRIYDNMPNGTLKSNNVEGVCERMSSSVDLSNPPDVVNRNSGGASAGTSSRLSDGGYLTADLNEKLADLLANQKEELSAMRRKHKADLEVILNRVPAQHREETLTRCRLKADQKRL, encoded by the exons AtgcctcccacgccgccgccggaGACGGACGCCGAGCCGGAGTTCGCCGAGGTCGACCCCACCGGCCGCTACGGACGG TACACGGAGGTTCTTGGCAAGGGCGCGTTCAAGACGGT CTACAAGGCTTTTGATCAACTGGAAGGGCTAGAAGTTGCCTGGAACCAAATCAAAGTGGGTGATATATTACGGAACAATGATGATTTGGAGAGGCTGAGATCAGAAGTGCGGTTGCTTAAGACGCTCAAGCACAAGAACATAATCAAGTTCTACAATTCATGGCTCGACaagaaaaacaacaacataaactTCATCACAGAAGTCTTCACATCAGGAACATTGCGCCA GTACCGTATTAAGCACAAGAAGGTAGACATTAGAGCTTTGAAGAAATGGTCAAGGCAAATCTTGAGTGGTCTAGTGTACCTCCACGGCCATGATCCACCAATAATCCATAGAGATTTGAAATGTGATAACATATTTGTGAATGGAAACCAGGGGGAAGTAAAGATTGGAGACCTGGGATTAGCAACCATCCTAGACAATGCACGCTCAGCTCATAGCATCATTG GCACACCGGAATTCATGGCGCCAGAACTCTATGATGAAGAATACAATGAGCTTGTAGACATTTATGCATTTGGGATGTGTTTACTGGAGCTTGTTACATTTGAGTACCCATATTGTGAATGCTCCAATGCAGCACAGATATACAAGAAAGTTTCTGAT GGTGAAAAGCCTGGTTCACTGGCTAAGATTGAGGATCCTGAAGTTAAATTTTTTATAGAGAAATGCATAGCCCAAGCTTCCCAAAGGCTCTCAGCAGAAGAACTATTAGTGGATCCTTTTCTCCTAGATGTTGATGATGAAAGAATCTTCTATCCAGTACAGTCAAATACGAATGCATCAG ATGCTGCTGGCAGTTCGAACCCAAGTGCGAATTACAGAGCAGCATCGTCTGTTGGCTCCCGGGGACGAACAG GTAGCACGGGGGAAACACATCCAAGTGATATACACAGCAATAGGGATCGACATGCTGCGACTAGTCGAAGGATCACCGTTGAGAGTCAGCGGAAGGACCTAAATACAATATTTTTGAAACTGCGGATTGCCGATTCAACAG GTCATGCCCAAAACATCCATTTTCCGTTTGATATTGAAGCTGACACTTCAATTAGCGTTGCTACTGAGATGGTTGTACAGCTGGATCTCACAGACCAAGATGTTACTGCGATTGCAGAAATGATAGATTCTGAAATACAGGCACATATTCCTGAATGGGCGTTTGATGAATCGGTTGACAACCAAGGGGATGAAGGAGGTCATTCCGAGACTGATAATTCAGAATCCGACAACGGTGAGACTTCTGAGCTTCGTAACGAGGTTGATGCAACAAACAATGGTTTTATACAAGAGCAGCTTCCTTCTGGCCGGAAATACTGGTCAGACTCACCCAGAAGAGATATTGAAATCTCTCACCCGGTGGAGGACCAACGGATCTATGATAATATGCCAAACGGGACACTGAAAAGCAATAATGTAGAGGGTGTTTGTGAGCGAATGTCATCATCAGTGGACTTGTCGAACCCCCCGGATGTGGTCAACAGGAACTCGGGAGGAGCTTCCGCTGGCACCAGCTCTCGTCTTTCAGACGGCGGTTATCTCACAGCAGATCTCAACGAAAAGCTGGCAGATTTGTTAGCAAACCAGAAGGAGGAGCTCAGTGCGATGCGACGAAAGCACAAGGCTGACCTAGAGGTGATCCTGAACAGAGTGCCCGCACAGCACCGCGAGGAAACCTTGACCAGGTGCCGCTTGAAGGCAGATCAGAAGAGGTTATGA
- the LOC123103911 gene encoding probable serine/threonine-protein kinase WNK2 isoform X1, with product MPPTPPPETDAEPEFAEVDPTGRYGRYTEVLGKGAFKTVYKAFDQLEGLEVAWNQIKVGDILRNNDDLERLRSEVRLLKTLKHKNIIKFYNSWLDKKNNNINFITEVFTSGTLRQYRIKHKKVDIRALKKWSRQILSGLVYLHGHDPPIIHRDLKCDNIFVNGNQGEVKIGDLGLATILDNARSAHSIIGNRFSTPEFMAPELYDEEYNELVDIYAFGMCLLELVTFEYPYCECSNAAQIYKKVSDGEKPGSLAKIEDPEVKFFIEKCIAQASQRLSAEELLVDPFLLDVDDERIFYPVQSNTNASDAAGSSNPSANYRAASSVGSRGRTGSTGETHPSDIHSNRDRHAATSRRITVESQRKDLNTIFLKLRIADSTGHAQNIHFPFDIEADTSISVATEMVVQLDLTDQDVTAIAEMIDSEIQAHIPEWAFDESVDNQGDEGGHSETDNSESDNGETSELRNEVDATNNGFIQEQLPSGRKYWSDSPRRDIEISHPVEDQRIYDNMPNGTLKSNNVEGVCERMSSSVDLSNPPDVVNRNSGGASAGTSSRLSDGGYLTADLNEKLADLLANQKEELSAMRRKHKADLEVILNRVPAQHREETLTRCRLKADQKRL from the exons AtgcctcccacgccgccgccggaGACGGACGCCGAGCCGGAGTTCGCCGAGGTCGACCCCACCGGCCGCTACGGACGG TACACGGAGGTTCTTGGCAAGGGCGCGTTCAAGACGGT CTACAAGGCTTTTGATCAACTGGAAGGGCTAGAAGTTGCCTGGAACCAAATCAAAGTGGGTGATATATTACGGAACAATGATGATTTGGAGAGGCTGAGATCAGAAGTGCGGTTGCTTAAGACGCTCAAGCACAAGAACATAATCAAGTTCTACAATTCATGGCTCGACaagaaaaacaacaacataaactTCATCACAGAAGTCTTCACATCAGGAACATTGCGCCA GTACCGTATTAAGCACAAGAAGGTAGACATTAGAGCTTTGAAGAAATGGTCAAGGCAAATCTTGAGTGGTCTAGTGTACCTCCACGGCCATGATCCACCAATAATCCATAGAGATTTGAAATGTGATAACATATTTGTGAATGGAAACCAGGGGGAAGTAAAGATTGGAGACCTGGGATTAGCAACCATCCTAGACAATGCACGCTCAGCTCATAGCATCATTGGTAACCGATTCA GCACACCGGAATTCATGGCGCCAGAACTCTATGATGAAGAATACAATGAGCTTGTAGACATTTATGCATTTGGGATGTGTTTACTGGAGCTTGTTACATTTGAGTACCCATATTGTGAATGCTCCAATGCAGCACAGATATACAAGAAAGTTTCTGAT GGTGAAAAGCCTGGTTCACTGGCTAAGATTGAGGATCCTGAAGTTAAATTTTTTATAGAGAAATGCATAGCCCAAGCTTCCCAAAGGCTCTCAGCAGAAGAACTATTAGTGGATCCTTTTCTCCTAGATGTTGATGATGAAAGAATCTTCTATCCAGTACAGTCAAATACGAATGCATCAG ATGCTGCTGGCAGTTCGAACCCAAGTGCGAATTACAGAGCAGCATCGTCTGTTGGCTCCCGGGGACGAACAG GTAGCACGGGGGAAACACATCCAAGTGATATACACAGCAATAGGGATCGACATGCTGCGACTAGTCGAAGGATCACCGTTGAGAGTCAGCGGAAGGACCTAAATACAATATTTTTGAAACTGCGGATTGCCGATTCAACAG GTCATGCCCAAAACATCCATTTTCCGTTTGATATTGAAGCTGACACTTCAATTAGCGTTGCTACTGAGATGGTTGTACAGCTGGATCTCACAGACCAAGATGTTACTGCGATTGCAGAAATGATAGATTCTGAAATACAGGCACATATTCCTGAATGGGCGTTTGATGAATCGGTTGACAACCAAGGGGATGAAGGAGGTCATTCCGAGACTGATAATTCAGAATCCGACAACGGTGAGACTTCTGAGCTTCGTAACGAGGTTGATGCAACAAACAATGGTTTTATACAAGAGCAGCTTCCTTCTGGCCGGAAATACTGGTCAGACTCACCCAGAAGAGATATTGAAATCTCTCACCCGGTGGAGGACCAACGGATCTATGATAATATGCCAAACGGGACACTGAAAAGCAATAATGTAGAGGGTGTTTGTGAGCGAATGTCATCATCAGTGGACTTGTCGAACCCCCCGGATGTGGTCAACAGGAACTCGGGAGGAGCTTCCGCTGGCACCAGCTCTCGTCTTTCAGACGGCGGTTATCTCACAGCAGATCTCAACGAAAAGCTGGCAGATTTGTTAGCAAACCAGAAGGAGGAGCTCAGTGCGATGCGACGAAAGCACAAGGCTGACCTAGAGGTGATCCTGAACAGAGTGCCCGCACAGCACCGCGAGGAAACCTTGACCAGGTGCCGCTTGAAGGCAGATCAGAAGAGGTTATGA